In Rubrivirga marina, the following are encoded in one genomic region:
- a CDS encoding GlsB/YeaQ/YmgE family stress response membrane protein, translating to MINFILFLVIGGLIGWAASKVMGTDAQQGILLNVVVGIIGAFLAGLVISPLVGVPDLTDSLSLGAVAVSFVGACLLLFVVSLFRGRRRAV from the coding sequence ATGATCAACTTCATCCTGTTCCTCGTCATCGGCGGGCTCATCGGGTGGGCCGCCAGCAAGGTCATGGGGACCGACGCCCAGCAGGGCATCCTCCTCAACGTCGTCGTGGGCATCATTGGGGCCTTCCTCGCCGGGCTCGTCATCAGCCCACTCGTCGGGGTCCCGGACCTCACGGACTCCTTGAGCCTCGGGGCGGTGGCGGTCTCGTTCGTCGGGGCCTGCCTCCTCCTGTTCGTGGTCAGCCTGTTCAGGGGCCGCCGTCGGGCCGTCTAG
- a CDS encoding Ig-like domain-containing protein, producing MPRSAPRALALCALALALVACDSMGPTDPGGSVVTGVEIVAAVAEVAMGETLRLEAEVRPASAPQGVTWASDDEAVARVDGAGRVTGVASGTARITATSTADPTRSAAVQITVSDCPSPREAGGVLSGGATWENWIDPPACVDYVVTRNVTTQGLLAIEPGVRAAFAEDVTLVVRGAASGLRAAGTATEPIVLTGTEARRGHWGAVWLDGADHAENRLEHVTIEHGGGGSFSGSITRGNLLITGGAESTLLDATLREGSAFGLSMASGAALRAHGRNRYTANAAGPAHVSASQAHFLDATSTADGNDVDLVAVDADDVTGAVTWVPMGDGYLVEQESDRYAFDVAGPDGDLRLAAGVRIAFEDDMAMTVAAGGRLRAEGTAAEPVVLTGAMAGRGSWRGLRVFSAADNRLAHTVVEGGGSDTHSGSVEPGNVFVATDAAVRVTDSTLRGGAGYGLVAMEGVSLPGFARNALTDNALGAAHVRATVADDLDAASSYTGNGRDVVDVYAYVSVLTEDTEWRDLGVPYVITDTPVGLAVDGAAFTVGRGVEILFQGDIGLGVTGGVLTLAGTETAPIRLAGDDGAWKGIELLRSTGTLTHVAIDGAGSSSWGSIGDPAALTLTAASGDPAHADLGPGTSQTGAAVGLEFRPGATTATGCGRLVPVSIPTGSTYGQHCL from the coding sequence ATGCCCCGCTCCGCCCCACGCGCCCTCGCGCTGTGTGCCCTCGCGCTCGCCCTCGTCGCGTGCGACTCGATGGGCCCCACCGACCCCGGCGGCTCTGTCGTCACCGGCGTCGAGATCGTCGCCGCGGTCGCGGAGGTCGCCATGGGCGAGACGCTCCGGCTCGAGGCCGAGGTCCGGCCCGCGTCGGCGCCGCAGGGCGTCACGTGGGCGTCCGACGACGAGGCCGTCGCTCGCGTCGACGGGGCCGGCCGGGTAACGGGGGTCGCCTCCGGGACCGCCCGGATCACGGCGACGAGCACGGCCGACCCGACCCGGAGCGCGGCCGTCCAGATCACCGTCTCCGATTGCCCGTCGCCCCGCGAGGCCGGCGGCGTGCTGAGCGGCGGCGCCACGTGGGAGAACTGGATCGACCCGCCGGCCTGCGTCGACTACGTCGTGACGCGGAACGTCACGACGCAGGGGCTCCTCGCGATCGAGCCCGGCGTCCGCGCCGCGTTCGCCGAGGACGTCACGCTCGTGGTCCGGGGCGCCGCCAGCGGCCTCCGGGCCGCCGGGACGGCCACCGAGCCCATCGTCCTGACCGGGACCGAGGCCCGGCGCGGCCACTGGGGCGCCGTCTGGCTCGACGGTGCGGACCACGCCGAGAACCGGCTCGAGCACGTCACGATCGAGCACGGCGGCGGCGGGTCGTTCTCGGGGTCGATTACGCGGGGCAACCTGCTTATAACGGGCGGGGCCGAGTCGACGCTCCTCGACGCGACGCTCCGCGAGGGGAGCGCGTTCGGGCTGAGCATGGCGTCGGGCGCCGCGCTCCGCGCCCACGGCCGCAACCGGTATACGGCGAACGCGGCCGGCCCGGCCCACGTCTCCGCCTCCCAGGCCCACTTCCTCGACGCCACGTCGACGGCCGACGGCAACGACGTCGACCTCGTGGCCGTCGACGCCGACGACGTGACGGGGGCCGTGACGTGGGTGCCGATGGGCGACGGGTACCTCGTCGAGCAGGAGTCCGACCGGTACGCGTTCGACGTGGCCGGGCCGGACGGCGACCTCCGCCTGGCGGCCGGCGTCCGGATCGCGTTCGAGGACGACATGGCGATGACGGTCGCCGCCGGGGGGCGCCTCCGGGCCGAGGGGACGGCCGCCGAGCCCGTCGTCCTCACCGGGGCCATGGCCGGCCGGGGAAGCTGGCGCGGCCTCCGGGTCTTCTCCGCGGCCGACAACCGCCTCGCCCACACGGTCGTCGAGGGGGGCGGGAGCGACACGCACTCCGGCTCGGTCGAGCCCGGGAACGTGTTCGTCGCCACCGACGCGGCCGTCCGGGTCACGGACTCGACCCTCCGCGGCGGGGCCGGCTACGGGCTCGTGGCGATGGAGGGCGTCTCGCTCCCCGGGTTCGCGCGCAACGCCCTCACCGACAACGCCCTCGGCGCCGCCCACGTCCGGGCCACCGTCGCCGACGACCTCGACGCGGCGTCCAGCTACACCGGCAACGGCCGCGACGTCGTCGACGTCTACGCGTACGTCTCCGTGCTCACGGAGGACACGGAGTGGCGGGACCTCGGCGTCCCGTACGTCATCACCGACACGCCCGTGGGCCTGGCCGTCGACGGCGCCGCATTCACCGTCGGGCGCGGCGTCGAGATCCTGTTCCAGGGCGACATCGGGCTGGGCGTCACCGGCGGCGTGCTCACGCTCGCCGGCACCGAGACCGCCCCTATCCGCCTCGCGGGTGACGACGGGGCGTGGAAGGGGATCGAACTGCTCCGGAGCACCGGCACACTCACCCACGTCGCGATCGACGGGGCCGGCAGTTCGAGCTGGGGCTCGATTGGCGACCCCGCCGCCCTCACCCTCACGGCCGCCTCGGGCGACCCCGCCCACGCCGACCTCGGCCCGGGGACGTCGCAGACCGGCGCGGCCGTCGGCCTCGAGTTCCGGCCGGGGGCGACGACGGCGACCGGGTGCGGCCGGCTCGTGCCGGTCTCCATCCCCACGGGCTCGACCTACGGCCAGCACTGCCTCTAG
- a CDS encoding BTAD domain-containing putative transcriptional regulator, producing MSAPSRIRLLGPADTTCPRAATLLVGPKRVALLAYLALARPRGFQRRDTILPLFWPDHGQAASRNALSNLLYHVRRGLGPGAVVNRGAEEVGLDPGRLWVDVVEFEEAARRGEFARALDLYRGDLLEGFFVRGAAPEFERWLDDERRRLRRRASEAAWALADAAEADGDAPTARAAARRAAALAPPSDEAHVRLVETLGRTGDRAGALAAHAAYCRRLTDYLGLGPSAAASAAAARLRRAVLPAARPSPPPTRRIAVLPFQALGADAPSAFADGVQVGLMARLSAVGGLDVISRTSVRRFDRPAAVPEIAAALGVGWVLEGEVLEGPAGVRLAVRLVDAPNDRQVWAGDFRRPLATEGVSQIQAEVAREVAGALRIEVGAAPDERPHTPSLDAYRFWAEGRRRLDERTEAGMREAVRLFRQALAADPQYPLALVGLSDALGLLYDYRHEPDPSVLKEAEAAARRALAAAPDLAEAHASLGALSVARRDGVAGLYAFDRAVELRPDYAEAHNWRSYASAILGRPEDALASARQAVALDPLSPEAVINLGFALLITGEPEGALAEARRVRELSPGFVTGAFYEGLPLLALGRPAEAAAVLEGVEEPWSGLGPQTARAVALAALGRYDEVRAALAMFEAEGDAFAAAVAHLALGDVPTGEAALGRVREWGAWTAVAVHHLFGPLWATLPPRTLREARARAGRAWGAVGAGGRALAFPGEVAPSRGS from the coding sequence ATGAGTGCCCCGTCACGAATCCGGTTGCTCGGCCCCGCGGACACGACGTGCCCGCGGGCGGCCACGCTCCTGGTCGGCCCAAAGCGGGTCGCGCTCCTCGCGTACCTCGCCCTCGCACGCCCCCGCGGCTTCCAGCGGCGCGACACGATCCTCCCCCTCTTCTGGCCCGACCACGGGCAGGCGGCCAGCCGGAACGCGCTGAGCAACCTGCTCTACCACGTCCGCCGGGGCCTGGGGCCCGGGGCCGTCGTCAACCGGGGGGCCGAGGAGGTCGGCCTGGACCCCGGTCGGCTCTGGGTTGACGTGGTCGAGTTCGAGGAGGCCGCCCGGCGGGGCGAGTTCGCCCGGGCCCTCGACCTCTACCGTGGCGACCTGCTCGAGGGGTTCTTCGTCCGCGGCGCCGCGCCCGAGTTTGAGCGGTGGCTCGACGACGAGCGGCGCCGGCTCCGGCGCCGAGCGAGCGAGGCCGCGTGGGCGCTGGCCGACGCCGCCGAGGCCGACGGCGACGCGCCGACCGCCCGCGCCGCCGCCCGCCGCGCGGCGGCGCTCGCCCCCCCCTCCGACGAGGCGCACGTCCGGCTGGTGGAGACGCTGGGGCGGACGGGCGACCGGGCCGGCGCGCTCGCCGCCCACGCCGCGTACTGCCGGCGGCTGACCGACTACCTCGGCCTCGGCCCGTCGGCGGCGGCCTCTGCGGCCGCAGCCCGACTCCGGCGGGCCGTCCTCCCGGCCGCCCGCCCGTCGCCCCCCCCCACGCGGCGGATCGCGGTCCTCCCGTTCCAGGCGCTGGGCGCCGACGCGCCGAGCGCGTTCGCCGACGGCGTCCAGGTCGGGCTCATGGCCCGGCTCTCGGCCGTCGGCGGCCTTGACGTCATCTCGCGGACGTCGGTCCGGCGGTTCGACCGGCCGGCGGCGGTCCCGGAGATCGCCGCCGCGCTCGGCGTGGGGTGGGTGCTTGAGGGCGAGGTCCTGGAGGGCCCCGCCGGGGTCCGCCTCGCGGTCCGCCTCGTCGACGCGCCGAACGACCGGCAGGTGTGGGCAGGCGACTTCCGCCGGCCGCTCGCGACCGAGGGCGTGTCCCAGATCCAGGCCGAGGTCGCGCGCGAGGTGGCCGGGGCGCTCCGCATCGAGGTCGGGGCCGCGCCCGACGAGCGGCCCCACACGCCGAGCCTCGACGCCTACCGGTTCTGGGCCGAGGGCCGGCGCCGGCTCGACGAGCGGACGGAGGCCGGCATGCGGGAGGCCGTCCGGCTGTTCCGCCAAGCGCTCGCCGCAGATCCTCAGTACCCGCTCGCCCTCGTCGGCCTGTCCGACGCGCTCGGGCTGCTCTACGACTACCGCCACGAGCCGGACCCGTCGGTGCTCAAGGAGGCCGAGGCCGCGGCCCGGCGCGCGCTCGCCGCGGCGCCCGACCTCGCCGAGGCCCACGCCTCGCTCGGGGCCCTCAGCGTGGCCCGCCGCGACGGCGTCGCCGGGCTCTACGCCTTCGACCGGGCCGTCGAACTCCGGCCGGACTACGCCGAGGCCCACAACTGGCGGTCCTACGCGAGCGCCATCCTCGGCCGGCCGGAAGACGCGCTCGCGAGCGCCCGCCAGGCCGTCGCGCTCGACCCGCTCTCCCCCGAGGCCGTGATCAACCTGGGGTTCGCGCTCCTCATCACGGGGGAACCCGAGGGCGCGCTCGCCGAGGCCCGCCGCGTCCGGGAGCTGAGCCCGGGCTTCGTGACCGGCGCGTTCTACGAGGGGCTCCCCCTGCTCGCGCTGGGCCGGCCCGCCGAGGCCGCGGCCGTGCTCGAGGGCGTCGAGGAGCCGTGGAGCGGCCTCGGCCCGCAGACGGCCCGGGCCGTCGCGCTCGCCGCCCTCGGCCGGTACGACGAGGTGCGCGCGGCGCTCGCCATGTTCGAGGCTGAGGGCGACGCGTTCGCCGCGGCCGTCGCCCACCTCGCCCTGGGGGACGTGCCGACGGGCGAGGCCGCCCTCGGCCGGGTCCGCGAGTGGGGCGCGTGGACGGCCGTCGCCGTCCACCACCTCTTCGGCCCGCTCTGGGCCACCCTCCCGCCCCGCACGCTCCGCGAGGCCAGGGCGCGCGCCGGTCGAGCCTGGGGGGCCGTCGGCGCCGGAGGGCGGGCGTTGGCGTTCCCCGGCGAGGTGGCGCCCTCCCGTGGCTCGTAG